The nucleotide sequence GCAAGGAAATCATGGACGAGCACAAGCAAAGCGAAGGTGACCCGACAATGAAGCAACAGCGCCGTCAGCGTGCCTATGATATTGCGACCAATCGCATGATGCAGGACGTCCCTGACGCCGACGTGATCATCGTAAACCCGACGCATTACGCCGTAGCGCTTAAATGGTCACGTGCAGGCGGGTCCGCGCCCGTTTGCGTGGCCAAGGGGTTGGATGAGGTGGCCGCGCGTATCCGTGAAACAGGTTTGGCCGCCAATGTCCCCATTCACAGAGACGCACCGACCGCGCGTGCGCTTCACGCGACGGTCGAGATTGGTGACGAGATCGCCGTGGAACACTATGCGGCAGTAGCTGCGGCGATCCGGTTTGCGGACCAGATGCGTGCGCGCAAACGTGCGGGTGTGTAGAGATGCAGCGTGCGGCGAGACAACTGCTTCAGGCCGCAGAGCTAAAGCGCGACGATGCGCTTGCGCGGTTGTCCGAATTGCGGAACCAGATTGCCGGGACCCGGTCGCGCATTTCTGAACTGCGCGAGGGTTCTTCCTCGCATTCGTTCGCACTTGAATATGCTCGGGCGGGCTTTGACGACCGGCACGCACTTTGGCGCGATCAGGAGGTAAAACGTCTGAATCTCGAGCTCGCGCAACTTCGCGCGGGGGAGGATGGGCTAAAAAAACAGGCGGGCCGTTCGCTGGGTCGCCTGCAGGTTCTTCAGCGCATTCTGGCTGAGAGAGGCTAGACTTTCTGCTTCACCAGATCCGCAATCAGCACATCGCGCACCATTGGTCCTGCGGTTTTTGCAGCGGCCTCGCGCAGCGCCGAACGAAGGCTGTCCAATTCGATCATCTCAATGAAATTGCCATCGAAGCCACCGGCGTTTGAATGCTCGAACAGTGCGCGCAGGAAGGCGTCCCTGATCTTGGGTTCGCGTTTGAACAGTTCTTCCTTGTGGCCCTGCCCGACCTCCAGGTTCAGTGACAACATGACCATCGCGTCGACGCCGTCCCCGGTGAACACCGGAACGACGAACTGGTTGCTCATCGTGACGAACTCGCTGGGGCCGTCGGCGTGCTTTTTGGGCTCCGTTAGCGTGTACGTCGGGGTGTTGGGCGGTATGCATTCGGTGGTGTGCTCCATCTCCTCGACCGTGTCGGACTTCAGGTGAAGCCCCGCGCCGACCCCGGCACCGATGCCGACGAGCGCAAGAATGGCAGGTAGCAGTTTAGCCATGCGTGTCTCCTAGAATGGCAGGATGATGTCTGCGATCTGCTGGCCGTAGCGTGGCTGCTGCACATCGCTGATCTGCCCACGCCCGCCGTAGGAAATCCGCGCCGCCGCGATCTTGTCATAGGTGATTTCGTTGTTACGCGACACATCTGCGGGACGGACATAACCTTCCACAAGCAATTCGCGGATCTCGAAGTTCACGCGGACCTCCTGTGACCCTTGTATCCGCATGATGCCATTGGGAAGTACATCGGTAACCGTCGCGGCGATGCTCAGCGTCAGCTTTTCGTTCCGGCGCACCGATCCGTCCCCGCCCGAGTCGCTGCTGGATGCGACCGACACGGCGTCGGCGGAAGTCGCCCCGTCCGGCAAGCGCGTGTCCAGTCGCTGCGGCAGTCCGAACAGTTGCGGAATCTGAAGCGATTCATCGGCTGAACGTGACCGCGATGTCGAGTTGGAAATCTCTGCTCTCTCGTCAATTTCAATAACGACGGTCAGGATATCTCCGCGTTCCGCCGCACGCTGGTCACTAAGCAGGGAACTGTTTGTGCCGCTCCAAAGGGACGCCTGATCGACAACGCGCTGCTTCTCCAGCGACGGGGGCAGGCCTGGCACAGCCATTGCGAGGTGGTCGCGTCCGATGTCAGTTGGAGCGAAATCCGGGCGTCGACCCACGTGATCGATCCGGCCACATGCGGCGACGGAGGCGGCAATCAATCCAAGCGTTAGCAAGTTGCGCATGATCTGTCCTTTCTACCTGTTGAGTGGGCCGACGGTGACGCTGCCATCGACCATGACTGTGCCGGTTACGGTGACGCGCGATTCCAGGTTCATGACCCGAATCCGTTCGCCCGCCGCAGCGCGCGCCAGGGATCGCCCTTCGGAAAGGATCGACAGCCCGGCGTTATGGTAGTTCAGCGCGACAATCTGGTTGCGTTCGATCACTGCGGGTGGCCCGATATCACCACTGCGGATCGGACGGTCGGGATACAGGTTGACCCGCGCTTCCATGCCAACGACCTGCGACGGATTCGATAACGTGCCGGGCGTCGTGTCGGGCAGAAGCTTCAGATCCTGTGGCGCGATTATGGTCTGCGCACGGATCACGGCTCTGGCGGCGACTGTTTCTGCTTGGGCGGGGAGGCCGATCGAGACGCAAACAAGAGCGATGGTCAGGGCAATGCGCATTGGATCAGCGGACCTGAGAAGTGGCCGCCATCATTTGGTCGGCGGCGGTGATGACCTTGGCGTTAAGCTCATAGCCACGCTGCGCTTCGATCAGTTCGGTTACTTCGCGCACCGCGTCGACGGAACTGTCTTCCAGATAGCCTTGTTTCAGACGACCCAGTCCGTCTGTGCCCGGATCGCCGATCACCGCAGGGCCGGATGCTTCCGTTTCGCGGAATAGGTTGCTGCCAATGGCTTCCAATCCACGTTCGTTCGTGAAGGCTGCCAAGGTGAATTGACCCAAGACTTCGGGCTCCACGCGGTCGTTGAAATAGGCGTAGACTTCGCCGTCGGCGTTGATGGAGATGCTTGATGCATCCTCGGGGATCACGATTTCCGGTGCAACTGCAAAGCCATCGGCGGTAACAATCAGGCCCTCGCCGTTGCGTTTCAGCGACCCGTCGCGGGTATAGCTCGCGGGTCCGTCGGGCATGGTGATTTCAAGGTATCCGCGGCCTTCGATGGCAACATCCAGATCGCTATTCGTCTGGGTGAGCGATCCTTGCGACAGTTGTACGGAAACCGACGTTGGCCGCACGCCCAGCCCAAGCTGCACACCCGTCGGCAGAACCGTCCCGTCCGATGCGTTGATCGTTCCCGGCTTGGCGAGTTGCTGGTAATGCAGGTCCGAAAACTCGGCGCGGCGGGCATTGTAGGCCGTCGTACTCATATTTGCGAGGTTGTTGGAAATGACCTCGACCCGCGTTTGTTGAGCGGTCATGCCGGTGGCGGCGATTTTCAGGGCACGCATTGGATTTCCTTTGCTTAGCGACCGAGTATGTCGATGGCGGACAGGATTCGGTCATGTTCATTGGAGATGAATTTGGCGCTTTGCTCGTAGGCGCGCTGGACCTCGATCATGCGGGCGACTTCTGTGACCGGATCTACGTTTGAGCTTTCGATGAAACCCTGGACGACGCGCGCGCCCTCCAGCGGTTGAACAACACCATCAACGCTGAAACGTACCCCCGCTGAACGACGCATTTCGTTGACGTCACCGGGCATGTAGATACCGATCTGTGTTATGGCGCGGCCATCAGCGCTGAGTGTGCCATCTGCGGCGACTCCGACCGACATCGCGTCTGGCGGAACGAAGACAGGTGCGCCGCCGATGTCGAGCAACCTTGCGCCGTCGCTCGCGATCAGTTCACCATCGGCGTTCGGCGTGAAATGACCCGCCCGTGTCAACTCGGGGCCATTGGGTGCTTCGACCATGAAATAGCCGTCGCCCTCGATCGCCAAGTCGAACGTGCCATTGGTTCGAGTCAATTGTCCCTGTGCGCGGTCGATCATCCGCCCTTCGGCATGTGCCATGGACAGCGATAAATCGGAATCGTCCATCCTTTGCACGTATTCCGAAAATACGAGGCCTTCTTTTTGGAAGCCATCGGTCGAGGCGTTGGCGATGTTGTTGGCAATGACCTGCATTTCACGACGCAGCCCGGCCTGACGGGTCAGCGTCGCATAGATCGCGTTGTCCATGTCAAACTCCGGCAATGAGGGGTAGCAATGTGGTCTGAAAAAAATTCCCGAGTGTCTGGGTCATGAAGCCCATGGTTGCCCAGAAAACGACTATGATCGCGGCCAGCTTCGGCACGAAGGTCAGGGTCATTTCCTGAATGGAGGTCAGCGCCTGAAACAGTCCAACGACCAAGCCAACAAGCAGTGCAACGGCTAGGATGGGAGTGGACATGACAACAGCCACCCACAACCCCTGCCGCAAAATGTCGAAGAAGACCGCATCCGTCATGGGTCAGACCGGCATGCGCAGGATTTCCTGATAGGCTTCGACAACCTTGTCGCGGACAGACACGGCGGTCTCGACAGCGAGCTGCGACTGGGCCAGTGCCTCGACCAACGCATGGGGGTCGGCGTCGCCCACCAGCGCCGATTGCGCCGTCTGTTCTGCGGCATTCAACGTCGTGGCGAAGTCCTGCGCCACCTTACCCGCAAGTTGACCCGCTCCTTTTGGGTCCGCTTCGGTGACGGGGCGGGCGCTGGCATACGACTTCGCAGCGAAAATGGATGTGATGCTCATCTCGGGTTCTCCGTTACTTGCGCAGCAGTTCGAGCAGCGAACTCGACATCTGCCGCGCTTGGTCAAACATTTTCAGATTGGCTTCATAGCTGCGTTGCGCTTCGCGCGAATCCGCAGATTCGATGACCGTCTCTACGTTGGATCCCTTGTAGAAGCCTTGTTCATCAGCCAGCGGGTGAGACGGGTCGTGGATGGTTTTCAGTTCCGACCGATCGAGTTGGACCGGACCTGTTCTAACCTTCCCGCTACCGCCGTATTCAGTTTCAAAGGAAACCGTTTTTCTGCGATAGCCGGGGGTGTCGGCATTGGCGATGTTCTCTGCAACATGGCGCAGGCGGGTAGACTGAGCGCGCATTCCGCTCGCCGCGATAGCCATACTTGTCTGTAGATCCGACATCAGCGCCGTCCGATGCTGGCGCGCAACATATCAAGGCCGCTGCGATACACCGAAAGCGCGAGTTGGTGTGACTGCCGTGCTTCGCTGGCTTTGATCATTTCATTTTCAAGCGAAACCTGATTGCCGTTTGGTGCGGCGTCTAGAGCGGAAGGAACAAGTATCTGACCGTCGGCCATGCCTTTTCCGGCACCGATATGTCCGTCCCGCGTCGATTTAAGGCGACCGCGATCTGACTCCGCCAGCTGAGAAAACGGTCGCAGATCCTTGCTGACATATCCATTGGTGTCGGCGTTCGCGATGTTGCGCGTAATGGCTGATTGTCTTGCTGACGCATGTGACGCCAGACCGGACGCCAACCTAAAGATTTCCAAACCTTGGTGCATCGGGGTTTCTCCCTCGAAAGATCTCAATCTCGGCTTAACGATGATTCGTTTAGAAACCGTTTGCGATGAAACGGAGAGCGAAATGCCGGAACCTAGTTTGGACAACCTACGGGCGCAGATTTCACGCGGCAGAGCGTGGCGGGAGTTCGGTCGAATCACGGCACTTACGCAGAACAACGCGACTGTTGCGGGTTTGGGCCACGTCGCTGCGATCGGGGATCAGGTCGAGATATGCGGAAGATCAGGGGTACATATCCGTGGCGAAGTGTTGCGACTGGACAAAGGTGTGGCGGACGTGCTTCCAACGGAATCGCTGGACAGCGTTTCGGTGGGCGATCGCGTGCATTTGCTGGGTCCAATCGAAATCGCGCCCGATGACAGCTGGCTTGGGCGACTTATTGATGCAGATGGCTTGCCGCTTGATGGGTGTCCGTTGCTGGCCGGAACGCAGCCGCGATCCCTTGCTGGCTCCCCGCCTAAAGCTTCGATCCGTAAGGCTTTGGGCGAGCGTCTGGAATGCGGGCTTGCCGCGTTCAACACGGCCCTTCCGATCGTGCGGGGTCAGCGTATCGGGTTGTTCGCGGGTTCGGGTGTCGGAAAATCCACCCTCGTTGGGCAACTGGCGCGCAGCATCGAGGCGGACGTGGTCGTAATAGCTTTGATCGGTGAGAGGGGCCGCGAAGTCAGGCATTTCATCGAAGAGGTAATGGGTAAGGACGGCATGTCGCGCGCGGTCGTTGTTGCCGCGACATCAGATCAGTCACCGGTTCTGCGACGGCGATGCGCCTGGACTGCGATGACGGTTGCCGAGCATTTTCGAGCGATGGGCAAACATGTTTTGCTATTTGCGGACTCAGTCACGCGCTTCGCCGAGGCGCATCGAGAGGTCAGCCTGACACTTGGCGAGTCATCTTCCTATGGCGGCTATCCGCCGTCAGTTGCGCGCAACATCATGGCGTTGGCAGAGCGGGCCGGGCCGGGCGAGATGGGTGGTGCAGGGGATATCACCGCAATCTTCAGCGTGCTGGTCGCCGGTTCCGATATGGAAGGTTTGATCGCTGATACTCTGCGCGGTGTGCTGGATGGCCATGTCGTTCTGGATCGTACGATAGCCGAACGCGGGCGCTTTCCTGCGATAGATCTGCTTGCTTCCGTGTCGCGCAGCTTGCCTGGTGCAGCGAGTGCGACAGAGAACGCGCTTCTGAAGCATCTGCGACGTTTGCTGTCTGTCCACAGTCAAACCGAGTTGATGATCAGGTCCGGGCTTTATGAAAAAGGTTCCGACCCGGAGGTAGATTCAGCCGTAGAGTTATGGCCGCAATTGGATGAGTTTCTGGGGGCTCAATCACCTGAAAGCATTGCAGAGAGCTTTGACCGCTTGGCGAACATTCTGACAGCCGAAGGTTAAAGTCAGCCAGAATAGAGCGTCGAAAGAATACTGGCGGCGGAGGCTCTACTGCCCAGTATAGACCTCACAGGGTCAGCGTTGCCAGCCGGTGAGGTCATGTCGGTATTCACCAGAAACAAATTCCGTAATCTATCAAGGACCTCGGGAGCGGCAATCTTGTGAACCTCGGATACCCCCAGATAGGCTCGCGCCTTGTCTCGAAAGGCGTCCAACTGTTGATCTATGTCAATGGCGGCAAAGCTGTCAGGCAGTCGAAAGGCGGTCTGAAAGACTTTCCTTAACGGTGCTGTGCCCATAACCGCGTACCAGGCGGAGTTCTCGGTGGTGGCGCTTTCCATGACATTGGTCAGTTCTCGTTCGAGCGCCAGCGCAAGGCGCATGCTTTCATCGCGCTCACCCACAGCAACCTCGAACGTCTGGTCTGCATAGCTCGACAGAACATGGTTCGCGAAGCCGGGTTCCAAGGTCCCCGGACCCAAAGGGTTGTCGAAATCGAATGCCTTTACCATGGCGCGGTAGCGTTTGTCCGACAAGCGGTTGGCAAGTGCATCGGAAGCGCTGGCGCCTTCTTCGAGGACCTTCTGAATAAAATACTTGTTCGGAAGGTCGTCCTGCAATCCGAACGCGCCAAGTGCGACCTTCAACAATCTGCTGTCGGCGACCAGTTCTTCGGCGGTGGTAATTGTGCTGATCTTCTCGCGAAAGTACTCCGTATCGCGTTTCATCACAGCCGTAGACGCATGCGCGTCCTGCTGCACCCCCAGCGTGCGGCTGAGAAAAGCCCAGCCTGTCAGACCGGACATGGGAATGACGGGTGTATAAGTCACCGGAGTGCCCCATTAATCAGCCTTTGCTCGCGCGGCAAAAGAGACCTTAAGTGTTTCAGGGCGCGGTAAAATTCGCCTTCACCGAGGGCTAAGGTCGCCGCATCCAATGTTTGGTGACTTTCCAGGTCACCAAAGGCGCGGCTTAGCTGTTCGATGCCACGCAACATTTGCGGCTCCGCTTCTGAAGGGGCGGCGTCACCTGACAGGACCAGTTGTGCAATATAGCATATCCGGCGGACGGGGGTGTTAACCTCTTCGGGATGGATTGCGTCACGAAGACGCAGGATCTTCGCGTTTGGCGTGACGATGTTGAGGCGGCTTCGACGGTCGCCGTTCTCGATCACCGCGCCGTTGATGAGAACCCTCTCTCTGGGGCCGAGTTTCAGGACCAGACCGCTCATGCAGCCTCTCCTTTGCCGCGCAGACCGCGCATGATGGCAGTGTTTATTTCGACAAGGACCGAAGCGTCGGACTTGCGTGATAGGACTTTGCTGGTGTGTTGGTTCGTGAACTCGTAAAGGTAGTAAATCTGTGCTTTCAGTTCCTGAGGCAAGGGATTTGTCGGTTCGGCAACGTCGGCAGCAAAACGAAACCACAGCTTGCGGTTTTGATCCAAAGCCTCTGCCAGTTCTGGGAAGCCGGATTCATCTGTGTCAGTCGCCCTCAGTCGTCGAGTGATGCGCGCCAAGGCGTCGTACTCAACGGCTTTGTCGTTTCGATTTGGCATAGAAGCGGGAGAATAGGCCGTTCGGGCTCGGTCGAATGCGCTCACTGAAATCTCTCCACCGAAAATGGGTTACAACCTTTTGGCTGTGATTGGGGGCGCATGATGCGCCCCCGATTCGGGTTTAGCGGAATAGCGACAGGATGGTCTGCGGTGCCTGGTTCGCGATCGACAGCGATTGAACGCCAAGCTGTTGTTGTACCTGCAACGCCTGAAGCCGTGCCGACGCTTCTTCCATATCCGCATCAACCATCGCGCCGATACCGGCCTTGAGCGAGTCAGACAATTTCGAAATGAAGTTGTTCTGAATCTCGATCCGGTTTTGGGTGGAGCCGAACGATGTCGCCGCATCGATGGATGCCTGGATCATGCCCTCGATGTCTGCCAGTGCCTGTTCGGCACCCTCCTGAGTCGTGACATCCATATCGGACAGGTCAGCCAGGGAGCCACGGTTGCGTTCTACATCCACTCCGATGTCGGCCGCTGCTATCCCGTTATTCGCGATCTCGATATCCGCGCCGGTCAATGCGACGTTATAGTCCGTCAGACCAGTACCGCTGAGAGCATCGTTCAACCCGGCCGTGACTTCCGCCGCAGTATCACCTGCGGCGACCGTGTAGGTCACCTCGTTGTCATCGATTGTCAGACGAAGCACATCACCAGCCGCCAGATTGGTACCGGTTACGGCGTTCGGGTCACTGGTGAAGCCGGCCTCGGTTGCGCCGGCCGTGCCGTCTTCGTTCATGAAGCCGACAGTGAAGGTCGCGGTAGACCCGGCGGCAGCAACAGTGCCGCTGGCGATTGCTGCGAAACCCACGCCTTCATTCGTCGTAAGGTTCTGGGCGTCTACGCCAATTTCGTTGACGTTGACCTGGCCCGATGAATTTCGATCAAGAGACGATAGAAAATCGAGACCGCGCGCGCCGTTGACGTTGGTCGTTTCGGTTGAACCGTTGACGAAGTTGACACCGTTGTACTGAGCGCCTTCCACGACGGTAGCGATCTGCTCGCGCAGCCGCGTGATGTCGGTCTGTAGCTCGTCGCGGCCGGCAATGTCAGACTGAGCCGCAATGATCTTGTCTTTGATTCCGGCCAGAAGATCCTGAACGCTTTCCGATGCTGTACTGGCAACTGCAACTGCGGATTCGGCCAGTGACAGGTTGTCGGAAATGGTACTAAGCCCGCTGACATCGGCCTCCATCACCTTGGAAATGGCCCAGATCGAGGCGTTGTCCTTGGCGGTGGCGACTGTTTTGCCCGTGGCGATTTCGTTCTGAGTCGTTTCAAGCCCAGAGTTGATACCTTTCAGTGTCTGAAGGGCAACCATGGCGCTTGTGTTGGTCAGAATGCTGGACATTAGAATATTCCCTAGTCTGTGGGTGATTTTCACCCCGTTGCAATGCTGCTCTATTGAGCAGAATCAATTGCCCTTCTGACATTACTGGCCGTCGTGTATCGCGACGCCGCGCCGGCCTTTCATCAGCCGCAGAACCAGACTAGGGGTGAACTTGCTAAGGAAACCCTAAGCTGAAAGATTTAAGCGTTTGTATTTTATATAAAATCTAAGCGCGTTTTTCGATCGATTGGGGTGTCTGGTGGGTGGTGCGCTGTCCGTTGCCGGTGTAGGTGGTCGTGGCGGCGCGGTTTTGCAGCAGATCGGAAAGCCGTTGTTTCGCTGTCCCTATTCCTTCACTGCAGGCCTGCATCAGAGCTTGATTGCGCTTTAGCTTGCGCGCGAGCGCCGATAGCTCAGACTGATCAAGCGATACCCGTTTGATCCGGTCTATCAACGCGACCTTCTGTTCTGCGATCTGTTGCAGACCGTTCAGATCACTCGTGATCAGCTTTTGGCGTTCCTTATCCAAGAGGGCTTCCAACTTGTCATGGGCGTTCATCGGTCACCTCCTTCAACGATTCGAAGATGTGTTGTGCCAGCCCGAGACCACCGGCTTCGGTCATGGCTCCGGAATGAGCGTCCCGCAGGAGCGAGGCGAACTGTTCCTCTCCTGCTCCACCGCCGAAGCTTTCCGACATTTCACCAAAACCTGCTGATTTAAGCATCTGAGACAGAAAAGTCGCCTCCAGATCCACTGCTGTGTCGCGGAGTCTATCATGCCTGAACGATAACGGAGTCTGTATGCTGTTGATATCCATTGTCATGCCGATTCCTGCAATTCTACTTAGTTTTCAGAACTTGCGTGGTGCTTGGTAAAGATCCGGTAATCTTGATGCGCCAATGTGACCGAAAGGTTCACAGCGCCGGGGGCGAGATGCAGGTCGAATTTCCTATTGACATGGGCGCGAAACCAAAAGTGCGGGGTATATCCGGCCCGACGTCAAGTGCTGCACGGGAGCAGTTGTTCGATCGACTCACCCAGGTTCGGGTGTTTTTAGGCTGTGATGCCCTAAGTCCTGATCGGGCGGGAAGAAGAGAAGAGACCTTTGAAGAGGAAACTGTGCCTTGGGCCGGTCTGCATCTCAGCGAGACGTTTACACGTCCCGACTGTGCGGTCGCAGCGGGCGTGCCTGGGGCGCTGCCGTCGGCTCAGGCCGAGCCTGTCGGGACTGAGCCATCTGTAGTTCGCGACCCACTGATGCTTGGTGAGATCCCGAACCAGTATCCGGTCAATGGAGTCTCCGACCCCCCCGGCGAGCAATCGGGGGCGCGTTCGGAGGGAGATTCTGATCGGGTGAGCGCGGCTGTTGTCGTGGAGTCAGATGGCCTGTCGCAACCCTGGATTCCAATGCTATCGGAGCTTGAACCCGATAAAGTACAGGCTGGTGCTGAGTTAACGAAGAAGTCAGAGAAATCAGTCGTGGTTACTGCGCCGCAGACGCCTTCTGCGGAGCGGCAGGTCGCGACAGAGGATCACCCGGACTTTGCCGTGCGAAAGACCCCTCGACCTGACAAAATCGAACCGTTGGCTCCGTCTTTGGATAACGGCGACTCGGACTCAATGTTGGTCGCAATGCGAAAGGCAGACAGGGACTCACCCGTGCCTCTGGCTGGACAGCCGATAGCCACAGCTTCTGGTGTTCCGACGACATCCCCAACGCAGACGAATGGCGCTGCAAGCCAGTCGGCGAACGCCCCTGCGATCCCGGTCGAAACATCAGAGCAATCGCTCACAAAACGTGACACGGTCGTGCCGATCAGCGAGCCTCATAGAGATTACTCGCTGACGCAGCCGCGATTGAGAGAGGATGCGGTCAGGTCGATGCAGATACACCCGGAGATGGTTCTATCGGAGCGCGATGACGTCCCATCAGACGCGCGCGCAGATGAACTCGCGTCGATCGCGGAGGTGCGCAGTGGGAAAGAAGCATCCCCAGCTGATGCGCCGCGTACCTTGCATATGAATCGGGCCGAGATCGTTCGACAGGTCGCACAGGGTCTGGTGGAAGTGATCCAAAGAGGCGCTGATGATGCAATCGAAGTCAGTCTCAACCCTGAAGAGCTCGGCCGCGTGCGAATAAGCTTGACGCAGGGCGATTCAGGGCTGCTGGTTGCGTTGAGCGCAGATCGCGGTGAAACGCTGGATCTGTTGCGACGATATATCACTGACCTGCAAAGCGATCTCTGCCGACTTGGCTATGGACAAGCGAGCTTCGATTTCTCTGAAAGTGGGCGGGACCATCCGGCAGATGAATCTTCAACATCGCAAAACGGTGGCGATGCCGCTTCGGTGTCCGAGTCGACTTCTGTAGAGGCGGAACAGCTTCCTGTGGCCAGCGGGCTGGATCTCAGACTGTAGGATACTCAAATGGAAATCAGCACAAATCCCACCTCACCCATCATGGCCAACAGCGTAACAGCCAGGACGTCCGACGGCAAAATTAGTTCCGATTTCGAGACATTCCTGGTGATGCTGACGGCCCAGATGGAAAATCAGGACCCGCTGAATCCGGTCGATTCGTCCGACTACGCGGTCCAGTTGGCGACATTCTCAAGTGTTGAGCAGCAGGTAATGACCAATGACCTTCTAAAGGAAATGATTGGCGCATCTGGCAGCGATAATCTGGCGCAAATGTCTGACTGGGTCGGTATGGATGCGCGCTTGAGCGGTTTAGCGGAGTTTGCGGGCGGTCCAGTGGAATTGTATTTCGATGTGCCGACTGCGGCGACCAAAAGCGAAATTGTCCTGACTGACAAGGATGGCAATGATGTTAGGAAGATCGATGTGACAGGGCGTAAGTCGCCGCTAACGTGGGACGGCTTGACGAATACCGGGGCGCTTGCCGACACCGGCGCATACACTGCGATGCTGGTCCGCTATGGTGCGGACGGCAACGTGACGGGGGCAATCAATGTGGATAGCTACGCGACCGTTTCAGAAGTTCGCAACTCCGGCGGCGCGACCGAAATCATGACGCAAACAGGGGCGGTGATCAGTACCGAATCTATCGTCGCGCTTCGGGGCTGACGCTAAAACGACTGGATGACCAGAACCGCTATCGTCGCACAACCGGCGCCGAGGCCTGCCCAAAGCGCGGGTGAGTTACCCCTTTTCGGTTTTGGTTCTGGCGTCGGGTTGTTCTGTCGGATCAGGGCATCTTCGGCCAGTTGCGGCAGGCGTGGACCGAAGCGGGCCAGTACCCGGATCGTTCTTGCAAAGTCACGCGCCAGCGCCCGCGGGCCGATATTGTCCTTGATGTAGCCTTCGACCACAGGTTCTGCGACGTTCCAGATATTGATCTGCGGATCAAGCGAGCGGGCAACGCCCTCGACCACGACCATCGTGCGTTGCAGAAGGATAAGTTCGGTGCGCGTCTGCATGCCGAACTGTTCTGTGACTTCGAACAGGTAAGCGAGTACACGGGCCATTGAGATGCGCGTGGCGTCCATCCCGAAAATCGGCTCACCCACGGCGCGAAGGGCGCGTGCGAAC is from Qingshengfaniella alkalisoli and encodes:
- a CDS encoding flagellar basal body-associated FliL family protein, translated to MAKLLPAILALVGIGAGVGAGLHLKSDTVEEMEHTTECIPPNTPTYTLTEPKKHADGPSEFVTMSNQFVVPVFTGDGVDAMVMLSLNLEVGQGHKEELFKREPKIRDAFLRALFEHSNAGGFDGNFIEMIELDSLRSALREAAAKTAGPMVRDVLIADLVKQKV
- the flgH gene encoding flagellar basal body L-ring protein FlgH; the protein is MRNLLTLGLIAASVAACGRIDHVGRRPDFAPTDIGRDHLAMAVPGLPPSLEKQRVVDQASLWSGTNSSLLSDQRAAERGDILTVVIEIDERAEISNSTSRSRSADESLQIPQLFGLPQRLDTRLPDGATSADAVSVASSSDSGGDGSVRRNEKLTLSIAATVTDVLPNGIMRIQGSQEVRVNFEIRELLVEGYVRPADVSRNNEITYDKIAAARISYGGRGQISDVQQPRYGQQIADIILPF
- a CDS encoding flagellar biosynthetic protein FliQ; protein product: MTDAVFFDILRQGLWVAVVMSTPILAVALLVGLVVGLFQALTSIQEMTLTFVPKLAAIIVVFWATMGFMTQTLGNFFQTTLLPLIAGV
- a CDS encoding flagellar hook-basal body complex protein produces the protein MDNAIYATLTRQAGLRREMQVIANNIANASTDGFQKEGLVFSEYVQRMDDSDLSLSMAHAEGRMIDRAQGQLTRTNGTFDLAIEGDGYFMVEAPNGPELTRAGHFTPNADGELIASDGARLLDIGGAPVFVPPDAMSVGVAADGTLSADGRAITQIGIYMPGDVNEMRRSAGVRFSVDGVVQPLEGARVVQGFIESSNVDPVTEVARMIEVQRAYEQSAKFISNEHDRILSAIDILGR
- a CDS encoding FliI/YscN family ATPase, coding for MPEPSLDNLRAQISRGRAWREFGRITALTQNNATVAGLGHVAAIGDQVEICGRSGVHIRGEVLRLDKGVADVLPTESLDSVSVGDRVHLLGPIEIAPDDSWLGRLIDADGLPLDGCPLLAGTQPRSLAGSPPKASIRKALGERLECGLAAFNTALPIVRGQRIGLFAGSGVGKSTLVGQLARSIEADVVVIALIGERGREVRHFIEEVMGKDGMSRAVVVAATSDQSPVLRRRCAWTAMTVAEHFRAMGKHVLLFADSVTRFAEAHREVSLTLGESSSYGGYPPSVARNIMALAERAGPGEMGGAGDITAIFSVLVAGSDMEGLIADTLRGVLDGHVVLDRTIAERGRFPAIDLLASVSRSLPGAASATENALLKHLRRLLSVHSQTELMIRSGLYEKGSDPEVDSAVELWPQLDEFLGAQSPESIAESFDRLANILTAEG
- a CDS encoding FlgB family protein, which produces MSKLGSGISLSVSSQTVSKRIIVKPRLRSFEGETPMHQGLEIFRLASGLASHASARQSAITRNIANADTNGYVSKDLRPFSQLAESDRGRLKSTRDGHIGAGKGMADGQILVPSALDAAPNGNQVSLENEMIKASEARQSHQLALSVYRSGLDMLRASIGRR
- a CDS encoding DUF1217 domain-containing protein, which encodes MTYTPVIPMSGLTGWAFLSRTLGVQQDAHASTAVMKRDTEYFREKISTITTAEELVADSRLLKVALGAFGLQDDLPNKYFIQKVLEEGASASDALANRLSDKRYRAMVKAFDFDNPLGPGTLEPGFANHVLSSYADQTFEVAVGERDESMRLALALERELTNVMESATTENSAWYAVMGTAPLRKVFQTAFRLPDSFAAIDIDQQLDAFRDKARAYLGVSEVHKIAAPEVLDRLRNLFLVNTDMTSPAGNADPVRSILGSRASAASILSTLYSG
- the flgC gene encoding flagellar basal body rod protein FlgC yields the protein MSDLQTSMAIAASGMRAQSTRLRHVAENIANADTPGYRRKTVSFETEYGGSGKVRTGPVQLDRSELKTIHDPSHPLADEQGFYKGSNVETVIESADSREAQRSYEANLKMFDQARQMSSSLLELLRK
- the flgA gene encoding flagellar basal body P-ring formation chaperone FlgA yields the protein MRIALTIALVCVSIGLPAQAETVAARAVIRAQTIIAPQDLKLLPDTTPGTLSNPSQVVGMEARVNLYPDRPIRSGDIGPPAVIERNQIVALNYHNAGLSILSEGRSLARAAAGERIRVMNLESRVTVTGTVMVDGSVTVGPLNR
- the flgG gene encoding flagellar basal-body rod protein FlgG, with the protein product MRALKIAATGMTAQQTRVEVISNNLANMSTTAYNARRAEFSDLHYQQLAKPGTINASDGTVLPTGVQLGLGVRPTSVSVQLSQGSLTQTNSDLDVAIEGRGYLEITMPDGPASYTRDGSLKRNGEGLIVTADGFAVAPEIVIPEDASSISINADGEVYAYFNDRVEPEVLGQFTLAAFTNERGLEAIGSNLFRETEASGPAVIGDPGTDGLGRLKQGYLEDSSVDAVREVTELIEAQRGYELNAKVITAADQMMAATSQVR
- the fliE gene encoding flagellar hook-basal body complex protein FliE, with translation MSITSIFAAKSYASARPVTEADPKGAGQLAGKVAQDFATTLNAAEQTAQSALVGDADPHALVEALAQSQLAVETAVSVRDKVVEAYQEILRMPV